A portion of the Acidobacteriota bacterium genome contains these proteins:
- a CDS encoding PBP1A family penicillin-binding protein, producing the protein MTAEANPGGKKGRGRRIRSFYLTRLALLAVFIALGIPAGYLFARMIERPLVEKLYDYRPDIITRIVDRNGERVAEYSLQKRIVIESSEMSPHLKNAIVAIEDKRFYEHGGIDPIAVLRAVKTDLILREKAQGASTITQQLAKQIFLTPEKSWTRKFNEAFLAVEMEKTFTKDQILEMYANQIFLGEGAYGVEAASRVYFGKNASDLDIAEAALIAALIQRPSDYSPISNGDRVISRRNYILDRMAEQGYISEQERKQARAKPIILRDWEEDAPGAGGYFTEEVRQYLQENYGTAGLYRGGLVVETTLDLALQEETERALRKNLRRLDRIRGFRKPERNIIDEGGDPATWSDPRWREELEAGEAYPAVVLQSETGAIEARLAGETITLDADSTRWTRRDVARELREGDVIWVRFEEGEEEPRKWYLDQYPALQGAVVVLDVPTGEVRALVGGYDFRNSKFNRAVQSARQVGSAFKPFVYGAAFEKGYTPADTVFDAATEFELDGNRVYRPRNYTGTYEGVITIQRALELSINIPAVKVMLLIGIGEVIDFARRAGISADLPEVPSLALGPAGIPPIEMAAAFNSFANGGVHAEPRMLRRVKSAEGQILEETYPDLQEATTEQVAYVLTHAMQAVVRRGTGFPAHTLPGVYAGKTGTTNGYTDSWFVGYSPEYTVAVWVGYDDPRKSLGRGSTGGDVALPIWIEVFKAIDELGLRGEPKEAFEVPPGVVSVSFDLKTGRRAEGPCGRVVQGVFITGTEPEKNCWGEIYGTIPEGLPVEPELALEAGAESPPPDELPPAEAPPSN; encoded by the coding sequence ATGACGGCAGAAGCGAATCCCGGGGGGAAGAAGGGGAGGGGAAGGCGGATCCGCTCTTTCTATCTGACGCGTCTCGCGCTGCTGGCCGTCTTCATCGCACTCGGCATTCCGGCGGGATATCTCTTCGCCCGGATGATCGAGAGGCCGCTGGTCGAGAAACTCTACGATTATCGTCCCGACATCATTACCCGGATCGTTGATCGGAACGGCGAGCGCGTCGCCGAGTACTCGCTTCAGAAGCGGATCGTCATCGAATCCTCCGAGATGTCGCCTCATCTGAAGAACGCCATTGTCGCGATCGAGGACAAGCGCTTTTACGAACATGGCGGAATCGATCCGATCGCGGTGCTGCGGGCGGTCAAGACCGACCTCATCCTGCGGGAAAAGGCACAGGGAGCCTCCACGATCACCCAGCAGCTCGCCAAGCAGATCTTCCTCACACCTGAGAAGAGCTGGACGCGAAAGTTCAACGAAGCCTTTCTCGCGGTCGAGATGGAGAAGACATTCACCAAGGACCAGATCCTCGAGATGTACGCGAACCAGATCTTCCTCGGCGAAGGTGCCTATGGTGTCGAGGCTGCTTCGCGTGTCTACTTCGGAAAGAACGCCAGCGATCTCGACATCGCGGAGGCTGCGCTGATCGCGGCGCTGATTCAGAGACCATCCGACTACTCTCCGATCTCCAACGGCGATCGCGTCATTTCGCGGCGCAACTACATTCTGGACAGGATGGCCGAACAGGGATACATCAGCGAGCAGGAGCGGAAGCAGGCCCGTGCGAAGCCGATCATTCTCCGCGACTGGGAGGAGGATGCGCCCGGAGCGGGTGGCTATTTCACCGAGGAGGTCCGCCAGTACCTTCAGGAGAATTACGGCACCGCGGGGCTCTATCGCGGAGGACTCGTCGTCGAGACGACGCTCGATCTGGCGCTGCAGGAAGAAACGGAGCGAGCGCTACGGAAGAATCTGAGAAGGCTCGATCGAATCAGAGGATTCCGCAAACCGGAGCGAAACATCATCGACGAGGGCGGCGATCCGGCGACGTGGTCCGATCCCCGCTGGCGGGAAGAGCTCGAGGCGGGTGAAGCCTACCCGGCCGTGGTCCTTCAATCCGAGACCGGTGCGATCGAGGCGCGGCTCGCCGGCGAAACGATCACCCTCGATGCCGACTCGACCCGTTGGACCCGCAGAGATGTTGCGCGGGAGCTGCGCGAAGGCGACGTGATCTGGGTTCGCTTCGAAGAGGGAGAAGAGGAACCGAGAAAGTGGTATCTCGATCAGTATCCGGCGCTCCAGGGGGCGGTCGTCGTCCTCGACGTTCCAACGGGTGAGGTGCGGGCGCTGGTGGGCGGCTACGACTTCAGGAACTCGAAGTTCAACCGGGCGGTACAGTCCGCGCGGCAGGTCGGCTCGGCGTTCAAGCCCTTCGTCTACGGAGCGGCGTTCGAGAAAGGATACACGCCTGCCGACACGGTTTTCGACGCCGCCACCGAGTTCGAGCTCGACGGCAATCGAGTCTATCGACCGAGAAATTACACAGGCACCTACGAGGGGGTGATCACGATTCAGCGCGCGCTGGAGCTGTCGATCAACATCCCGGCAGTCAAAGTGATGTTGCTGATCGGAATCGGCGAAGTGATCGACTTTGCGAGACGAGCGGGGATCTCGGCGGATCTGCCGGAGGTTCCATCGCTGGCGCTCGGACCCGCCGGGATTCCTCCGATCGAGATGGCGGCGGCGTTCAACAGCTTTGCCAACGGCGGGGTGCACGCCGAGCCGAGGATGCTCCGGCGCGTGAAGAGCGCCGAGGGGCAGATACTCGAAGAGACGTATCCGGACCTCCAGGAGGCTACGACCGAGCAGGTGGCCTACGTCCTGACCCACGCGATGCAGGCCGTCGTGCGGCGAGGCACCGGGTTTCCGGCACACACACTCCCGGGAGTCTATGCCGGAAAGACCGGGACGACGAACGGTTACACCGACTCGTGGTTCGTCGGCTATTCACCGGAGTACACGGTTGCGGTCTGGGTCGGATACGACGATCCGAGGAAATCGCTCGGCCGCGGATCGACGGGTGGTGATGTGGCTCTTCCGATCTGGATCGAGGTCTTCAAAGCGATCGACGAACTGGGGCTGAGGGGGGAGCCGAAGGAAGCGTTCGAGGTTCCGCCCGGCGTGGTCTCGGTCTCGTTCGATCTCAAGACGGGAAGGCGCGCAGAAGGGCCGTGTGGTCGGGTGGTGCAGGGCGTCTTCATCACCGGTACCGAGCCGGAAAAGAACTGCTGGGGTGAGATCTACGGGACGATTCCCGAAGGTCTCCCCGTCGAACCGGAGCTGGCCCTGGAAGCTGGCGCGGAGTCTCCGCCGCCTGACGAGCTCCCGCCGGCGGAAGCCCCGCCGAGTAACTAG
- a CDS encoding response regulator — MILIVEDDPQVSRLIELVLKRMGRKSKTVSGGDAALKQAHAEHPSLVIADLGVKGLPGDALCSRLKSDEQTRGIPVIILSGDRDIREKADSCGADAYLGKPFEFEELTKLVEKYADDDKAD; from the coding sequence TTGATTTTGATCGTCGAGGATGACCCTCAGGTTTCCCGGCTCATTGAGCTGGTGCTGAAGAGAATGGGTCGGAAATCGAAGACGGTGTCCGGAGGTGACGCCGCCCTGAAGCAGGCGCACGCCGAGCATCCGTCACTCGTGATCGCCGACCTCGGAGTGAAGGGGTTGCCGGGTGACGCCCTCTGCTCGCGCCTCAAATCGGACGAGCAGACGCGCGGGATTCCGGTGATCATCCTGTCGGGAGATCGCGACATCCGGGAGAAAGCAGACAGTTGCGGCGCGGACGCCTACCTCGGCAAACCTTTTGAATTCGAGGAGCTGACCAAACTGGTCGAAAAATATGCTGACGACGACAAAGCCGATTGA
- a CDS encoding VanZ family protein, which produces MARDPRTVTIPRAVTLLMLLLTTGAILLVTLQIAGKTYRKVDPRPFHDVMVLTEKLQEGDLPFSVLVALAMPVLLNVLLFVPWGFFLFILLDNGDRYAIESFVYIALLATAFSGAIEAIQYFQPTRVTDVNDVIWNVVGAILGALAGQIRRRVRFNFV; this is translated from the coding sequence ATGGCGCGTGATCCGCGAACGGTGACGATTCCGAGAGCCGTCACGTTGTTGATGCTGCTTCTGACGACTGGCGCGATTCTTCTCGTCACGCTCCAGATTGCCGGCAAAACCTATCGGAAGGTCGACCCACGACCATTTCACGATGTCATGGTTCTGACCGAGAAGCTCCAGGAGGGGGACCTTCCCTTTTCCGTTCTCGTTGCTCTGGCGATGCCGGTTCTGCTGAACGTACTTCTCTTCGTTCCCTGGGGTTTTTTCCTCTTCATCCTGCTCGACAACGGGGATCGGTACGCGATCGAGTCTTTCGTCTACATCGCGCTTCTCGCAACCGCCTTCAGCGGTGCCATCGAGGCGATCCAGTATTTCCAGCCAACTCGGGTGACCGACGTCAATGATGTGATCTGGAACGTAGTAGGCGCGATTCTTGGAGCGCTCGCCGGGCAGATACGCCGCAGAGTTCGTTTCAACTTCGTCTGA
- a CDS encoding DUF479 domain-containing protein, which produces MNFLGHFYTAASDRSLMVGSFLGDFLKGPVEDHRAIYQPGLRLHRAVDAIGDRTESFRENCRRLRPSCDRYATVVADIVGDHLLASGWDEFSELPLETFVTGCHAAIASGLDEFPSVARSVAIRMIEEGWLESYARLDGLALSLERFRRRIRPPLDVDRIVRTVEQERLAMMSSFRGFLLAVETHPRIAGLRSQRPIG; this is translated from the coding sequence ATGAACTTTCTCGGACATTTCTATACAGCTGCCTCGGATCGGTCGCTCATGGTCGGGAGCTTTCTCGGAGATTTTCTCAAGGGACCGGTCGAGGATCACCGAGCGATTTACCAGCCGGGACTTCGCCTCCATCGTGCCGTCGATGCGATCGGTGACCGGACGGAATCGTTCCGGGAGAACTGCCGGCGGCTCCGACCTTCGTGCGACCGGTATGCGACGGTGGTTGCCGATATCGTGGGCGATCATCTCCTTGCATCCGGGTGGGACGAGTTCTCCGAGCTTCCACTCGAGACGTTCGTGACCGGGTGCCACGCGGCCATCGCGTCCGGTCTCGACGAATTTCCGTCGGTTGCCCGCTCGGTGGCGATTCGCATGATCGAGGAAGGCTGGCTCGAATCCTACGCCAGGCTCGACGGGCTCGCGCTCTCGCTCGAACGTTTTCGAAGACGGATCCGTCCACCTCTCGACGTCGATCGGATCGTCCGGACCGTCGAGCAGGAGCGTCTCGCGATGATGAGCTCGTTCCGGGGCTTCCTCCTCGCCGTCGAGACGCATCCGAGGATCGCCGGGCTGAGGTCTCAGCGGCCGATTGGGTGA
- a CDS encoding FYDLN acid domain-containing protein, whose protein sequence is MPELGNKHTCYSCQTKFYDFNKPEPACPKCGADPREADTAVKPKRARATRAPAKPKPKKAKKKKKKNKKEVELDDHEELEEEADDDSDDEVSDDDDIDDNDDDDDADDDEADGDATDADDEEF, encoded by the coding sequence ATGCCAGAGCTCGGAAACAAGCATACCTGCTACAGCTGCCAGACGAAGTTCTACGACTTCAACAAACCGGAACCTGCCTGTCCGAAGTGCGGCGCCGACCCGCGTGAAGCCGACACCGCCGTGAAACCGAAGCGCGCGAGAGCCACCAGGGCGCCCGCTAAACCGAAACCGAAGAAGGCGAAGAAAAAGAAGAAGAAGAACAAGAAGGAAGTGGAGCTCGACGATCACGAGGAGCTCGAAGAGGAAGCGGACGACGACTCCGACGACGAAGTTTCCGATGACGACGATATCGACGATAATGATGATGATGACGATGCCGACGATGACGAAGCCGATGGTGACGCCACCGACGCTGACGACGAAGAATTCTGA
- a CDS encoding LemA family protein — protein MKRFGFIGCAAVVLIVILVLAMVAFTTYNRLVTLDENVNEAWAQVESQYQRRADLIPNLIRTVQGAADFERETLQNVIEARSRVGQATAGAGDPTENPQAFEQFSQAQAALGSALSRLLVVVERYPELRANQNFLDLQVQLEGTENRIAVERMRYNEQARAFNTASRRFPAKIFAGLFGFDQKQYFESTEGSDVPPEVEFDFSGSN, from the coding sequence ATGAAGAGATTCGGCTTCATCGGCTGCGCGGCCGTTGTGCTGATCGTCATCCTCGTTCTGGCGATGGTGGCGTTCACGACCTACAACCGCCTGGTCACACTCGACGAGAACGTCAACGAGGCCTGGGCTCAGGTGGAAAGCCAGTACCAGAGACGGGCGGATCTCATCCCGAATCTCATCCGAACGGTTCAGGGTGCTGCCGACTTCGAGAGAGAGACGCTGCAGAACGTCATCGAGGCACGCTCGAGGGTCGGGCAGGCGACTGCCGGGGCCGGCGATCCGACCGAGAATCCTCAGGCTTTCGAGCAGTTCAGTCAGGCACAGGCGGCGCTCGGTTCCGCGCTTTCACGGCTGCTCGTCGTCGTCGAGCGCTATCCCGAGCTTCGAGCCAACCAGAACTTCCTCGATCTTCAGGTTCAGCTCGAGGGAACGGAGAACAGGATCGCCGTCGAGAGAATGCGCTACAACGAACAGGCCCGCGCCTTCAATACGGCTTCCCGACGGTTTCCCGCGAAGATTTTCGCCGGCCTGTTCGGCTTCGACCAGAAGCAGTATTTCGAGTCCACCGAAGGATCGGACGTACCGCCGGAAGTCGAATTCGACTTCAGTGGATCGAACTGA
- a CDS encoding TPM domain-containing protein, whose translation MTPCRKGVAFLLVLLVAIPLLGQARRPVPPAPTQWVTDQSGLLTAEQRSALNATLRAFEERSGAQLIVYIIPTLDGYPVEEFTVRAAHEWGVGQDKYDNGLVLFLFPEDRTARIEVGYGLEGSITDAFSGRVIRETMGPHFRENRWYEGLVAGTNRLMRQIETNEEPVGSMEEPRGGLKFTDLIFFVLIFFFFFAFIRPHRRRGGCFTPIIFPSSGVTWGGGGFSGGGGGFGGFSGGGGGFGGGGATGSW comes from the coding sequence ATGACTCCCTGCCGAAAAGGCGTCGCCTTCCTGCTCGTTCTGCTCGTGGCGATTCCGCTGCTCGGGCAGGCCAGGCGGCCCGTTCCCCCTGCGCCGACGCAGTGGGTCACCGACCAGTCGGGACTTCTCACTGCCGAGCAGAGGTCCGCCCTCAACGCGACACTCCGGGCTTTCGAGGAGCGCTCCGGCGCCCAGCTGATCGTCTACATCATCCCGACACTCGACGGTTACCCCGTCGAGGAGTTCACCGTCCGCGCTGCCCACGAGTGGGGCGTTGGCCAGGACAAATACGACAACGGTCTGGTCCTCTTCCTCTTCCCGGAGGATCGAACCGCCCGGATCGAGGTGGGATACGGCCTCGAAGGGTCGATCACCGACGCCTTCTCCGGGCGGGTCATCCGGGAAACGATGGGACCGCATTTCCGGGAGAATCGATGGTACGAGGGACTCGTGGCCGGAACCAACCGGCTGATGCGGCAGATCGAGACCAACGAGGAGCCGGTCGGCTCGATGGAGGAACCGCGCGGCGGTCTGAAATTCACCGACCTCATCTTCTTCGTTCTCATTTTCTTTTTCTTCTTCGCCTTCATCCGGCCGCATCGCCGCCGGGGCGGCTGCTTCACACCGATCATCTTTCCGTCGAGCGGCGTGACGTGGGGCGGGGGCGGATTCTCGGGAGGAGGGGGCGGCTTCGGAGGCTTTTCAGGCGGTGGAGGCGGGTTCGGCGGCGGCGGAGCAACGGGAAGCTGGTGA
- a CDS encoding TPM domain-containing protein, with translation MKHRELIDRIDEQAVIDAIGRAEKACSGEVRVHIERSARGRDLRAFGERTFERIGMTKTRDRTGVLIFICAEQQQFVVLGDRGIHERVGDEFWQSVAAHLEEHFKTGDFTRGLVNAIDEIGEQLSRHFPRERTDRNELTDAISKSDLD, from the coding sequence ATGAAACATCGAGAGCTCATCGACCGGATCGACGAACAGGCGGTCATCGACGCGATCGGTCGAGCCGAGAAGGCCTGCTCGGGGGAAGTCCGCGTTCACATCGAACGATCTGCCAGAGGCCGCGACCTCCGCGCTTTCGGGGAGCGCACCTTCGAACGGATCGGCATGACGAAAACGCGGGACCGCACAGGAGTCCTGATCTTCATCTGCGCCGAACAGCAGCAGTTCGTCGTGCTCGGAGATCGGGGCATCCATGAACGCGTCGGCGACGAATTCTGGCAGTCAGTCGCCGCCCATCTGGAGGAGCATTTCAAGACTGGCGACTTCACGCGCGGACTCGTGAATGCGATCGACGAGATCGGCGAACAGCTTAGCCGGCACTTTCCTCGGGAACGCACGGACCGCAACGAGCTCACCGATGCAATCAGCAAAAGCGACCTCGACTGA
- the folK gene encoding 2-amino-4-hydroxy-6-hydroxymethyldihydropteridine diphosphokinase → MQSAKATSTERSRPVRVVLALGSNVGDRRYELELAIRALRRHVDIVRRSPIHETAPVDSPEGAGPFLNMVVAGFTTLGPHQLLELIHSHEKTRGRRRIVRNEPRRIDVDIIQYGAARIFERNLVIPHPRFSEREFVVVPMSELGLYRGIRDQGSGIRG, encoded by the coding sequence ATGCAATCAGCAAAAGCGACCTCGACTGAGCGCTCCCGTCCCGTTCGCGTGGTTCTCGCGCTCGGCAGTAACGTCGGCGACCGGCGCTACGAGCTCGAGCTCGCCATCCGCGCGCTGCGGCGTCACGTCGATATCGTGCGGCGTTCCCCGATTCACGAGACCGCGCCGGTCGACTCCCCCGAAGGTGCCGGCCCGTTCCTGAACATGGTGGTCGCTGGTTTTACCACCCTCGGGCCCCACCAACTGCTCGAGCTGATTCACAGTCACGAGAAGACGCGCGGGCGGCGGCGGATCGTCCGCAACGAGCCTCGCAGGATCGACGTCGACATCATCCAGTACGGCGCGGCCAGAATCTTCGAAAGGAACCTCGTCATTCCGCATCCCCGTTTCTCCGAGCGCGAATTCGTCGTCGTTCCGATGTCCGAGCTGGGACTTTATCGAGGGATTAGGGATCAGGGATCAGGGATCAGGGGTTAG
- a CDS encoding TfoX/Sxy family protein, which yields MARRLEATDGINEELVARIRNVIGGNASVTERRMFGGLSFLLHGNVFCGVIGNELMVRVGMEQYEPTLSLSHVRAIKLTGRPLRGYVRVSSSAIATAGDLAGWVRRGLGYAGTLRRAER from the coding sequence ATGGCGAGACGGCTCGAGGCAACCGATGGAATCAATGAAGAGCTGGTCGCGCGGATCAGGAACGTGATCGGCGGGAACGCCTCCGTGACCGAGAGGCGAATGTTCGGCGGACTTTCGTTTCTCCTGCACGGCAATGTCTTCTGCGGGGTCATCGGAAACGAGTTGATGGTCCGGGTCGGGATGGAACAATACGAGCCGACTCTCTCGCTCTCCCACGTGAGGGCGATCAAGCTCACCGGGAGACCACTCAGGGGGTATGTCCGCGTTTCGAGCTCCGCCATCGCGACCGCGGGCGATCTGGCGGGATGGGTCCGGCGCGGCCTCGGATACGCCGGCACGCTTCGGCGAGCAGAGCGCTGA
- a CDS encoding VOC family protein: MKPRISLITLGVRDLETAVRFYEDGLGFPRMESPPEVAFFTLNGTWLGLYSRESLAEDATVSPEGEGFGGFTLSHNVETEEEVEAVLAEAIAAGASLVKPAERAFWGGYSGYFRDPDGHLWEIAHNPAFWVGPKDG, encoded by the coding sequence ATGAAGCCGCGAATCAGCCTGATCACGCTCGGTGTCCGCGACCTGGAGACCGCCGTTCGCTTCTATGAAGACGGGCTCGGATTTCCACGAATGGAAAGCCCGCCGGAAGTGGCGTTCTTCACCCTCAATGGAACATGGCTCGGTCTCTATTCGCGCGAATCGCTCGCCGAGGACGCGACCGTGTCGCCCGAAGGCGAGGGGTTCGGGGGGTTCACTCTTTCGCACAACGTCGAAACGGAAGAGGAAGTCGAAGCCGTGCTTGCGGAAGCGATCGCGGCCGGCGCGTCGCTGGTCAAGCCGGCAGAGAGAGCATTCTGGGGCGGTTATTCGGGCTATTTCCGCGATCCCGATGGCCATCTCTGGGAGATTGCACACAATCCCGCCTTCTGGGTTGGCCCGAAGGACGGATAG
- a CDS encoding type II toxin-antitoxin system VapC family toxin, translating to MRYLLDTNVCVDYLNARYPKVIERLREVLPSDVAVSVIAVAELRYGAEKSNRPQENHKRLDLLLEDLASLEFDLDSASEYGQVRSELERAGTPIGPNDMLIAAQARAHDLILVTDNRDEFERIDRLRVESWRT from the coding sequence ATGCGCTACCTTCTCGACACGAACGTCTGCGTCGATTACCTCAATGCGCGCTACCCGAAGGTGATTGAAAGGTTGCGGGAGGTGCTGCCGAGTGACGTCGCGGTGAGCGTCATCGCCGTCGCCGAGCTTCGGTATGGTGCTGAAAAGAGCAACCGCCCGCAGGAGAACCATAAGCGTCTGGACCTGCTTCTGGAAGACTTGGCCTCCCTCGAGTTCGATCTCGATTCCGCTTCTGAATATGGACAGGTTCGCTCGGAACTGGAGCGAGCGGGCACGCCCATCGGTCCCAACGACATGCTGATCGCAGCGCAGGCCCGCGCACACGATCTCATACTGGTGACAGACAATCGAGACGAGTTCGAGCGCATTGATCGGCTGAGAGTCGAAAGCTGGCGTACCTGA
- a CDS encoding antitoxin, producing the protein MADIAKVFQSGGSQAVRLPKQYRFDEDEVLIYREGNRVVLESLKAEWSQQFLSLAGTAADFPYPDEPPSVEPGPDLGR; encoded by the coding sequence ATGGCAGACATCGCCAAGGTGTTTCAGTCGGGAGGGAGTCAGGCGGTCCGACTTCCGAAACAGTACCGCTTCGACGAGGACGAGGTGCTGATCTACCGGGAGGGCAATCGCGTGGTCCTCGAGTCGCTCAAAGCGGAGTGGAGTCAACAGTTTCTCAGTCTCGCGGGCACGGCCGCCGATTTTCCATATCCGGATGAGCCTCCTTCTGTCGAGCCGGGTCCTGATCTCGGTCGGTAA
- a CDS encoding GAF domain-containing protein, whose product MNIHLSSRLDDSAEATILSRGASLSDLPRVTLMIRWVVALSSIFILAALLSRRTPVDWGPVFYCGAALLLIEIALTLRTAPASQFHLGFTFLIIYFQLAGGVAAAVMHGSVRIIEWIVAMARGTRRQTPLSALFDVGLHVLATLGAAFIVQLALGVPRMWFSTSLRPLLGMAIFTGAYLVCHAALVSMAVYSRFGFNDVRTHLWPTTLLWLGISLGVGLPFAVLTWFLAQTLGEERAIIVIFILIAIVSAFARLNAGLRNINQTLRTMNRIGNAVNSTLNLSELVSVIAKESVEVLEWDRFFFAVRSDEDETMEITFVDQSGQETAHRTVPLGIGLTGRAISTGQLTHYEMDSESRSYDQVGDFEGGVGRSVPRSILVAPMKFGDQVLGAIGVQSYKRGTYGSRQFDVVSTIATQTAIALRNAQLFESEERANRERDEFVSLVTHEIKSPLTSIGGYTDLAVESIKEGAPEDAISSLQVVRDESGKVLRLVEDMLDASKMDSGRFSLEAGQFDLGSVVKKSVERLGARTEDHVFELNVQEPLPMIWGDEMRMEQVIENLLSNACKYSPEGMKVIVTLARRADHLELLVSDQGIGISPDKIDRVFERFYRVQENGQVAKGTGLGLYITREIVTMHGGTIEVESEPGVGSTFIVRLPLADPKAD is encoded by the coding sequence ATGAACATCCACCTCTCCTCACGGCTCGACGACTCGGCCGAAGCGACGATCCTGAGTAGAGGCGCCAGCCTTTCCGACCTGCCGAGGGTCACCCTGATGATTCGCTGGGTCGTGGCGCTCTCGTCGATATTCATACTCGCAGCGCTCCTCTCCCGGCGGACGCCGGTCGACTGGGGTCCCGTCTTCTACTGCGGCGCGGCCCTTCTCCTGATCGAGATCGCGCTGACGCTGAGAACGGCACCCGCTTCCCAGTTCCACCTCGGTTTCACGTTTCTCATCATCTATTTTCAGCTTGCCGGGGGAGTTGCAGCGGCCGTCATGCACGGATCCGTCCGGATCATCGAGTGGATCGTCGCGATGGCACGAGGCACACGCCGGCAGACTCCGCTGAGCGCGCTCTTCGACGTCGGGCTCCACGTGCTGGCCACGCTCGGCGCCGCTTTCATCGTCCAGCTCGCCCTCGGGGTGCCGAGGATGTGGTTCTCGACCTCGCTCCGGCCTCTGCTCGGGATGGCGATCTTCACCGGGGCGTACCTCGTCTGCCACGCCGCCCTGGTCTCGATGGCCGTCTACTCCAGATTCGGGTTCAACGACGTTCGGACGCATCTCTGGCCGACGACGCTTCTCTGGCTCGGCATCAGCCTCGGCGTTGGTCTTCCTTTCGCGGTATTGACCTGGTTCCTCGCCCAGACGCTCGGAGAAGAACGGGCGATCATCGTGATCTTCATTCTGATTGCGATCGTCTCGGCTTTCGCGAGGCTCAACGCGGGGCTCCGGAACATCAATCAGACGCTTCGCACCATGAACCGGATCGGGAACGCGGTGAACTCGACGCTGAATCTCAGCGAGCTGGTCTCGGTCATCGCGAAGGAGAGCGTCGAGGTCCTCGAGTGGGATCGGTTCTTTTTCGCGGTGCGAAGCGATGAGGACGAGACGATGGAGATCACTTTCGTCGACCAGTCGGGGCAGGAAACGGCGCACCGAACCGTCCCGCTCGGCATCGGACTCACAGGAAGAGCGATCTCCACCGGGCAGCTGACGCATTACGAGATGGACAGCGAATCGCGATCGTACGATCAGGTGGGGGACTTCGAGGGCGGTGTCGGAAGATCCGTTCCGAGATCGATCCTGGTCGCACCGATGAAGTTCGGGGACCAGGTTCTCGGAGCTATCGGCGTCCAGAGCTACAAGCGGGGAACGTATGGATCGCGCCAGTTCGACGTCGTTTCGACGATCGCGACGCAGACGGCGATCGCGCTCCGGAACGCGCAGCTGTTCGAGAGCGAGGAGCGCGCAAATCGAGAGCGCGACGAGTTCGTCAGCCTCGTCACCCACGAGATCAAGAGCCCGCTGACCTCGATCGGCGGCTACACCGATCTGGCCGTGGAATCCATTAAGGAAGGTGCGCCCGAGGACGCCATCTCTTCACTTCAGGTCGTCAGGGATGAATCGGGAAAGGTTCTGCGACTCGTCGAAGACATGCTCGATGCCTCGAAGATGGATTCCGGAAGATTCTCCCTCGAGGCGGGCCAGTTCGATCTCGGCTCAGTCGTGAAGAAATCGGTCGAGCGCCTCGGTGCCAGAACCGAAGATCACGTCTTCGAGCTCAACGTTCAGGAACCGCTGCCGATGATCTGGGGCGACGAGATGCGGATGGAGCAGGTGATCGAGAACCTCCTTTCAAACGCCTGCAAGTACTCGCCGGAGGGGATGAAGGTCATTGTCACGCTGGCGCGGCGCGCCGATCACCTCGAGCTCCTCGTTTCGGATCAGGGAATCGGCATCAGCCCGGACAAAATCGACCGCGTGTTCGAACGGTTTTATCGGGTCCAGGAGAATGGCCAGGTTGCAAAGGGAACCGGCCTCGGTCTCTACATTACGCGCGAGATCGTCACGATGCACGGCGGCACGATCGAAGTCGAATCCGAGCCGGGCGTCGGAAGCACTTTCATCGTCCGACTCCCCCTGGCCGATCCGAAAGCCGACTGA